A region of Pyxidicoccus parkwaysis DNA encodes the following proteins:
- a CDS encoding HEAT repeat domain-containing protein produces MPHSQAVELTSHRSRALLEQRLRTEHLPASELRALLAAPDVEWVHAALLHLQQRFARLEAGDTAARLLEALPTALGACTPETHVLLAELARLLPPEVPLARVASLATGPRPIDAEVAWLVTEALREPMKLAAHPGGEVLLLAVQRLSPEDASDAEALLEALCSHPVSDVQLSGLRRLCDTVGTGLVTLTHALMLAARALEAADERVALLAAALLAEPWATRPGLAPSLPSLHPLLGRSEPLAIAALRVWAHRGDSFALRLVLEDERQWRSARREAMALLAPFAGHEELRLALSVSRQDPLFFGPTCAALLQTLYRRGVRCEPEDVPQVSELFVSCPAIAPEVIAEVLSLRQREYVEPLWTLPTSHADFLRHLALLRELDGSEALDLLRGLLVRPEGRPLRPEVIQALGYQGHEASEESLLGVFDEEPWACLEALRRVGGARTVEFLREHPRLPVAEWRAEALALVAALDDSAPATTSWPADGEPGREVLASLQPVYSDVAFAEVSRIALQTGHPLRLQAIDQLGREARRRGLVPLGTLLLDADENVRSAAHRAITEVGRGLHARGRVRPRGLLGCGSEEEAGARVLAECLLDQLEQRDLSEAQLERVLSQLVGRKHPMLARRLRRFLRHGSVHVQKLALECLAHSGDSRAIAWLVPFARSEDIYRLRQALTGLGLFKVEWAVPLLVAGLEHPNMNIKKTAAEALRNAGPGWPAPVESLLGWLRRHDNPGLRESLRRALHVACGRGYVATVLEALQEAASPREEELLCDALSGSLSPHALAAFLRQGARVGKVLNDAVHGGVLAMTPEQHQELELLLRRHGASRWIPETSEDPDEARRLRERRLDEDLEWMDDVLSSGDVSTLEAAQEDFTKLLSTAAITGLTEARAVVLRRHLDVIRGLLASSKASLRGLALSLLKELARWLSESERMGALSDVRRAWADARVEPRDALTVMYRLRAVLSLEEARVASALPDEGVAVWGAERLILAGELSGPALMEAVVQARSQAVRRFFLPYVLREVPPLQVLEAMARGPHPELLEAVRKEWDADVPEGALLAERAHAAEPVSPTAGMSVPEESLLAALTRVAESAPPANLERVVRWMGDLGTEASRAALRRLARHHEHKRALAALSVLGTPTSDEDEALFVDLLTHAQIEVRRQAARQLWHVRGLPRLQALLDRPGAERPLKWVPPGALDRRDLEALREQLGSVEEGVEGELWLESLLELLDGLRPKPSLLPTYVLLLLDVWRMNRGRSGAMAAAMLRSLPSTRVLPFVLPMLREGRTAVLAVLASDTVWGSALVELFSQARDLERTHFLELLQRGAAAHTVEGRKLEEVLFRLVHEDDAHREAALRVLGGFASWGRRDEAFRLGGWLVDLANRKEDAGALVALLQGLERQGPEVRIALLSLITTPALRADVIAALAPILLDDPSLERNLTPEMMRDVERRLEALAWEIPEPDPRALEWMVQRRAPEVVERLTRLLSHRKSSVRLRAHRLLKGLVLREEYLELTRELLKDSEAGHVVRAIRTLCFGKHEPAVAEVAALLHDRRNPVARAAMDGLRVMGDAALPILRGELAHARPDRRALLARAIASLEEPSKPARTS; encoded by the coding sequence ATGCCTCACTCACAGGCCGTCGAGCTCACGTCCCACCGGAGTCGTGCCCTCCTCGAACAGCGGCTCCGCACCGAGCATCTGCCCGCTTCCGAGCTTCGCGCCCTGCTCGCCGCGCCTGACGTGGAGTGGGTTCATGCCGCACTGCTGCACTTGCAACAGCGCTTCGCTCGGCTGGAGGCGGGCGACACGGCGGCGCGTCTCCTGGAGGCACTGCCGACGGCGCTCGGCGCGTGCACTCCCGAAACGCACGTGCTCCTCGCGGAATTGGCCCGCCTGCTGCCTCCGGAGGTGCCCCTGGCGCGGGTGGCGTCGCTGGCGACGGGGCCGCGTCCCATCGATGCGGAGGTGGCCTGGCTCGTCACCGAGGCCCTTCGCGAGCCCATGAAGCTGGCCGCGCATCCGGGGGGCGAGGTGCTGCTCCTCGCGGTCCAGCGGCTCTCTCCCGAGGACGCTTCCGACGCGGAGGCCCTGCTCGAGGCGCTCTGCTCGCACCCGGTGTCGGACGTCCAGCTCTCGGGTCTGCGCCGTCTGTGCGACACGGTGGGCACGGGGCTCGTGACGCTGACCCATGCGCTGATGCTGGCGGCTCGCGCGCTCGAAGCCGCGGACGAACGCGTGGCGCTCCTGGCCGCGGCGCTGCTCGCGGAACCCTGGGCGACGAGGCCCGGCCTCGCGCCCTCCCTGCCTTCACTCCATCCGCTGCTTGGACGCTCGGAGCCGCTGGCCATTGCCGCCCTGCGCGTGTGGGCCCACCGGGGAGACTCCTTCGCGCTGCGGCTCGTGCTGGAGGACGAGAGGCAGTGGCGCTCCGCGCGGCGCGAGGCCATGGCGCTGCTGGCGCCCTTCGCGGGCCACGAGGAGCTGCGGCTCGCGTTGAGCGTCTCCCGGCAGGACCCGCTGTTCTTCGGGCCCACGTGCGCGGCGCTGCTCCAGACGCTCTACCGGCGGGGCGTGCGCTGCGAGCCGGAGGACGTGCCCCAGGTGAGCGAGCTGTTCGTCTCGTGTCCGGCCATCGCGCCCGAGGTCATCGCGGAGGTGCTGAGCCTCCGGCAACGCGAGTACGTCGAGCCGCTGTGGACCCTGCCCACCTCGCACGCGGACTTCCTCCGGCACCTCGCGCTCCTGCGGGAGCTGGATGGCTCCGAGGCCCTGGACCTGCTCCGGGGGCTGCTCGTGCGGCCCGAAGGCCGTCCACTCCGGCCCGAGGTCATCCAGGCGCTCGGGTATCAGGGACATGAAGCGTCCGAGGAGTCCCTGCTCGGGGTCTTCGATGAAGAACCCTGGGCCTGTCTCGAAGCACTTCGTCGAGTGGGCGGCGCGCGCACCGTGGAGTTTCTTCGCGAGCACCCGAGGCTGCCCGTCGCGGAGTGGCGCGCGGAGGCCCTGGCCCTGGTCGCCGCGCTCGATGACTCGGCTCCAGCCACCACATCGTGGCCCGCGGACGGTGAGCCGGGCCGTGAGGTGCTCGCGAGCCTCCAGCCCGTGTACAGCGACGTAGCCTTCGCCGAGGTCTCGCGCATCGCTCTCCAGACGGGGCACCCACTGCGGCTCCAGGCCATCGACCAGCTCGGCCGTGAGGCACGACGGCGCGGACTCGTGCCACTGGGCACGCTGCTGCTCGACGCGGATGAGAACGTTCGTTCCGCGGCGCATCGGGCCATCACCGAGGTGGGGCGGGGGCTCCATGCGAGGGGGCGTGTGCGCCCACGCGGGCTCCTCGGATGTGGCTCGGAAGAAGAGGCGGGTGCACGCGTCCTCGCGGAGTGCCTGCTCGACCAGCTCGAACAGCGGGACCTGAGTGAGGCCCAGCTCGAGCGGGTGCTGTCACAGCTCGTGGGACGCAAGCACCCGATGCTCGCGCGGAGGCTGCGGCGTTTCCTGCGCCACGGGAGCGTGCACGTGCAGAAGCTCGCGCTCGAGTGTCTTGCGCACTCCGGGGACTCGCGCGCCATCGCTTGGCTGGTGCCCTTCGCGCGCTCGGAGGACATCTACCGTTTGCGCCAGGCACTCACTGGCCTTGGGCTGTTCAAGGTGGAGTGGGCGGTGCCGTTGCTCGTGGCGGGGCTCGAACACCCCAACATGAACATCAAGAAGACCGCCGCCGAGGCGCTGAGGAATGCGGGCCCCGGGTGGCCCGCGCCGGTCGAGTCGCTGCTGGGCTGGCTGCGGCGCCATGACAACCCGGGCCTGCGCGAGTCATTGCGCCGAGCGCTCCATGTCGCGTGCGGGCGGGGCTATGTGGCCACGGTGCTCGAGGCGCTCCAGGAGGCGGCTTCGCCCCGGGAGGAGGAGCTGCTGTGTGACGCACTCTCCGGCTCCCTGTCTCCCCACGCCCTCGCAGCGTTCCTGCGGCAGGGGGCACGTGTCGGGAAGGTGTTGAACGACGCGGTGCACGGCGGTGTCCTGGCGATGACGCCGGAGCAACACCAGGAGCTGGAGCTGTTGCTGCGCCGCCATGGAGCCTCGCGGTGGATTCCCGAGACGTCCGAGGACCCCGACGAGGCCCGGCGGCTTCGTGAGCGCCGGCTGGACGAGGACCTCGAGTGGATGGACGACGTGCTGTCGTCGGGCGATGTGAGCACGCTCGAAGCCGCCCAGGAGGACTTCACGAAGCTGCTCTCGACGGCGGCCATCACCGGGCTCACGGAGGCGCGGGCTGTCGTCCTCAGGCGGCACCTCGATGTGATTCGCGGCCTGCTCGCCAGCTCCAAGGCCTCCTTGCGGGGCCTGGCCCTCTCCCTTCTGAAGGAGCTCGCGCGTTGGCTGTCCGAGTCCGAGCGGATGGGGGCGCTATCGGACGTGAGGCGTGCATGGGCGGATGCGCGCGTTGAGCCGCGGGATGCGCTCACTGTCATGTATCGACTGCGGGCCGTGCTGTCGCTGGAGGAGGCCCGCGTGGCTTCGGCACTGCCAGATGAGGGCGTGGCGGTCTGGGGCGCGGAGCGGCTCATCCTCGCGGGTGAGCTCTCGGGTCCAGCGTTGATGGAGGCGGTCGTCCAGGCCCGCTCTCAAGCGGTGCGGCGGTTCTTCCTGCCGTATGTGCTTCGTGAGGTGCCGCCGCTCCAGGTGCTCGAAGCCATGGCGCGAGGTCCGCACCCGGAGCTGTTGGAGGCCGTCCGAAAGGAGTGGGACGCTGACGTGCCAGAGGGAGCATTGCTCGCGGAGCGTGCCCATGCCGCTGAGCCCGTGTCGCCCACTGCGGGGATGAGCGTGCCGGAGGAGTCGTTGCTCGCGGCCCTCACCCGTGTCGCTGAATCCGCGCCGCCCGCGAACCTGGAGAGGGTGGTGCGGTGGATGGGGGACCTCGGGACGGAGGCGTCGCGTGCGGCGCTGCGGCGGCTCGCGCGGCACCATGAGCACAAGCGGGCCCTGGCCGCGCTCTCGGTGCTGGGGACTCCCACGTCGGACGAGGACGAGGCGCTGTTCGTCGACCTGCTGACCCATGCCCAAATCGAGGTCCGCCGGCAGGCCGCGCGGCAGCTCTGGCACGTTCGCGGATTGCCCCGGCTTCAAGCGCTGCTCGACCGCCCCGGAGCGGAACGGCCGCTCAAGTGGGTTCCCCCGGGAGCGCTCGACCGGCGCGACCTGGAGGCCCTCCGCGAGCAGCTCGGCTCGGTGGAGGAGGGTGTGGAGGGAGAGCTCTGGCTGGAATCCCTGCTGGAGTTGCTCGACGGGCTCAGGCCGAAGCCAAGCCTGCTTCCCACCTATGTGCTGCTACTCCTCGACGTGTGGCGGATGAACCGGGGTCGCTCGGGGGCGATGGCGGCGGCCATGCTTCGCTCGCTGCCATCCACGCGCGTCCTACCCTTCGTCCTCCCGATGCTCCGCGAGGGACGCACGGCGGTGCTGGCGGTCCTCGCCAGTGACACGGTGTGGGGCTCGGCGCTGGTGGAGCTGTTCAGCCAGGCGAGAGACCTGGAGCGAACCCACTTCCTGGAGTTGCTCCAGCGAGGCGCGGCCGCGCATACCGTCGAAGGCCGCAAGCTGGAGGAGGTGCTCTTCCGCCTCGTGCACGAGGACGACGCGCATCGCGAGGCGGCACTTCGGGTGCTCGGTGGCTTCGCGTCGTGGGGACGTCGTGACGAGGCCTTCCGCCTCGGGGGATGGCTCGTCGACCTCGCGAACCGGAAGGAGGACGCCGGAGCCCTGGTGGCCCTGCTGCAAGGACTCGAACGGCAGGGACCGGAGGTGCGAATCGCGCTGCTCTCGCTCATCACGACGCCCGCGCTGCGAGCGGACGTCATTGCCGCCCTCGCGCCGATACTGCTGGATGACCCATCCCTCGAACGCAACCTCACCCCCGAGATGATGCGCGACGTGGAGCGGCGGTTGGAGGCGCTCGCATGGGAGATTCCAGAGCCGGACCCGAGGGCCCTGGAGTGGATGGTGCAGCGGCGCGCACCGGAGGTCGTCGAGCGGCTGACCCGGCTGCTCTCACACCGGAAGTCCTCGGTGCGGTTGCGCGCGCACCGGCTGCTCAAAGGGCTGGTGCTCCGAGAGGAGTACCTGGAGCTGACCCGCGAGCTGCTGAAGGACTCGGAAGCAGGCCATGTCGTCCGCGCCATCCGGACGCTCTGCTTTGGCAAGCACGAGCCCGCGGTTGCGGAGGTGGCGGCGTTGCTGCATGACCGTCGCAACCCGGTTGCACGCGCGGCGATGGACGGGCTGCGCGTCATGGGAGACGCCGCGCTGCCCATTCTTCGAGGGGAACTGGCTCACGCCCGCCCGGACCGGCGCGCGCTGCTCGCCCGAGCCATCGCCAGCCTGGAGGAGCCATCGAAGCCCGCCCGCACCTCGTGA
- a CDS encoding aldehyde dehydrogenase family protein, with protein sequence MLAERYPYYLANRPRQPNADLPVTDKYSGEVVARVAVADAAAVEEAIAAAVRAAGPMRKLAPYARQEVLEHCVRRFHERAEELALALCIEAGKPLRDARGEVTRLIETFKAAAEEAVRGGGELLNLEVSKRTAGYRGFTQRVPVGPVSFITPFNFPLNLVAHKVAPAIASGCPFVLKPSDRTPVSALIMAEVLAETALPEGAFSVLPTRLEDVGPFIEDDRLKLLSFTGSEKVGWDLKARAGRKKVVLELGGNAACVVDREPGADLDFVADRIAQGAFFQAGQSCISVQRVLIHEELYGALKDKLVDRARALRAGNPRDEATTLGPMIDEPAARRLEGWIQQAVARGAKVLTGGGRRGALLEATVLEGVPSDEPLCAEEAFGPVVLLQPFRDFDEALRLVNDSRYGLQAGLFTRDWSRAMRAWDELEVGGVIVGDVPSFRVDTMPYGGVKGSGLGREGVKYAMEDMTEPRLLVLRQG encoded by the coding sequence ATGCTGGCTGAACGCTATCCGTACTACCTGGCCAATCGTCCGAGGCAACCCAACGCGGACCTGCCCGTCACCGACAAGTACTCGGGAGAAGTCGTCGCACGCGTGGCCGTCGCCGACGCGGCCGCCGTGGAGGAGGCCATCGCCGCCGCCGTCCGAGCGGCGGGGCCCATGCGGAAGCTCGCGCCGTACGCGCGGCAGGAGGTGCTGGAGCACTGCGTGCGCCGCTTCCACGAGCGCGCCGAGGAGCTCGCGCTCGCCCTCTGCATCGAGGCGGGCAAGCCGCTGCGCGACGCGCGAGGCGAAGTCACGCGCCTCATCGAGACCTTCAAGGCCGCCGCGGAGGAGGCGGTGCGCGGCGGGGGCGAGCTGCTGAACCTGGAGGTGTCGAAGCGCACGGCGGGCTACCGGGGCTTCACGCAGCGGGTGCCGGTGGGGCCCGTCTCGTTCATCACCCCGTTCAACTTCCCGCTCAACCTGGTGGCGCACAAGGTGGCGCCCGCCATCGCCTCGGGCTGCCCCTTCGTGCTCAAGCCGTCGGACCGCACGCCGGTGAGCGCGCTCATCATGGCGGAGGTGCTCGCCGAGACGGCCCTGCCCGAGGGCGCCTTCTCCGTGCTCCCGACGCGCCTGGAGGACGTGGGGCCGTTCATCGAGGATGACCGCCTGAAGCTGCTGTCCTTCACCGGCTCGGAGAAGGTGGGCTGGGACTTGAAGGCTCGCGCCGGCCGCAAGAAGGTGGTGCTGGAGCTAGGCGGCAACGCGGCCTGCGTGGTGGACCGCGAGCCGGGTGCGGACCTCGACTTCGTCGCGGACCGCATTGCCCAGGGCGCCTTCTTCCAGGCGGGGCAGAGCTGCATCTCCGTGCAGCGCGTGCTCATCCACGAGGAGCTGTACGGCGCGCTGAAGGACAAGCTCGTCGACAGGGCCCGCGCGCTGCGCGCGGGCAACCCGAGGGACGAGGCCACCACGCTCGGCCCCATGATTGACGAGCCCGCCGCGCGGAGGCTGGAGGGCTGGATTCAGCAGGCCGTGGCGCGGGGCGCGAAGGTGCTGACGGGAGGAGGGCGGCGCGGCGCGCTGCTGGAGGCGACGGTGCTGGAGGGCGTCCCCTCGGACGAGCCGCTGTGCGCGGAGGAGGCCTTCGGCCCCGTCGTGCTGCTCCAGCCGTTCCGCGACTTCGACGAAGCGCTGCGCCTCGTGAATGACAGCCGCTACGGCCTGCAGGCGGGCCTCTTCACGCGGGACTGGTCCAGGGCGATGCGGGCCTGGGACGAGCTGGAGGTGGGCGGTGTCATCGTCGGTGACGTGCCGAGCTTCCGCGTCGACACCATGCCCTATGGCGGCGTGAAGGGCTCGGGGCTGGGGCGCGAGGGCGTGAAGTACGCCATGGAGGACATGACGGAGCCGCGGCTGCTCGTGCTTCGTCAGGGCTGA
- a CDS encoding acetolactate synthase large subunit: MKASDLFVKALEAEGVRCVYGLPGEENLDLLESMRAAGMRLVLTRHEQAAGFMAATQGRLTGRAGVCLATLGPGATNLVTAAAYAQLGAMPMVMLTGQKPIKVSKQGHFQIVDVVGMMRPLTKSTRTLVSAEHVPSAVREAFRRAEEERPGATHLELPEDVAREPTDAAPLSPGVLRRPVADEASIAQAVETIASARRPLLMIGAGANRKLTSEMLRVFVDRVGMPFFSTQMGKGVVDESHSLWMGTAALSDGDFVHRAIEASDCIVNVGHDVIEKPPFVMRDGRRTVVHLNFSSAEVDPVYFPQVQVTGDIANAVWRIAEGVGPRSHWDFTPFERARAGLDAQLTSGAVDDRFPIYPARLVAEVRRAMPDDGIVCLDNGMYKLWFARYYRTRRPNTLLLDNALATMGAGLPSAIAAKLVYPRRKVLAVCGDGGFMMNSQELETAVRLKLDLTVVVVRDDGYGMIRWKQGEMGLPDFGMTLGNPDFVRYAEAYGARGHRPASATEFGATLARCLESGGVHVIDLPIDYSDNARALGAGAEAAFEP, translated from the coding sequence ATGAAGGCATCCGACCTGTTCGTCAAAGCACTCGAAGCGGAGGGCGTCCGCTGCGTCTACGGACTCCCCGGCGAGGAGAACCTGGACCTGCTCGAGTCCATGCGCGCCGCGGGAATGCGCCTCGTCCTCACGCGCCACGAGCAGGCGGCCGGGTTCATGGCCGCCACCCAGGGCCGGCTCACCGGGCGCGCGGGCGTGTGCCTCGCGACGCTGGGCCCCGGAGCCACCAACCTCGTCACGGCCGCCGCGTACGCGCAGCTCGGCGCCATGCCCATGGTGATGCTCACCGGCCAGAAGCCCATCAAGGTCAGCAAGCAGGGCCACTTCCAGATTGTCGACGTCGTCGGGATGATGCGGCCCCTCACCAAGTCCACCCGAACGCTCGTCTCCGCGGAGCATGTCCCCTCGGCGGTCCGCGAGGCCTTCCGCCGCGCCGAAGAGGAGCGCCCCGGCGCCACGCACCTGGAGCTCCCCGAGGACGTCGCCCGTGAGCCCACCGACGCCGCGCCCCTGTCGCCCGGAGTCCTCCGCCGGCCCGTGGCGGACGAGGCCTCCATTGCCCAGGCGGTGGAGACGATCGCCTCGGCCCGCCGTCCGCTGCTGATGATTGGCGCGGGCGCCAACCGCAAGCTCACCTCGGAGATGCTCCGCGTCTTCGTGGACCGCGTGGGCATGCCCTTCTTCAGCACGCAGATGGGCAAGGGCGTCGTCGATGAGTCGCATTCTCTTTGGATGGGCACCGCCGCGCTGTCCGACGGCGACTTCGTCCACCGCGCCATCGAAGCCTCGGACTGCATCGTCAACGTGGGCCACGACGTCATCGAGAAGCCCCCGTTCGTCATGCGCGACGGCCGCCGCACCGTGGTCCACCTCAACTTCAGCTCCGCCGAGGTCGACCCCGTGTACTTCCCTCAGGTGCAGGTGACGGGAGACATCGCCAACGCCGTGTGGCGCATCGCCGAGGGCGTCGGCCCGCGCTCGCACTGGGACTTCACACCCTTCGAGCGCGCCCGCGCGGGGCTGGACGCGCAGCTCACCAGCGGCGCGGTCGATGACCGCTTCCCCATCTACCCCGCGCGCCTCGTCGCGGAGGTGCGCCGCGCCATGCCGGATGACGGCATCGTCTGCCTGGACAACGGCATGTACAAGCTCTGGTTCGCCCGCTACTACCGCACGCGGCGGCCCAACACGCTGCTGCTCGACAACGCGCTCGCGACGATGGGCGCGGGCCTGCCGTCCGCGATTGCCGCGAAGCTCGTCTACCCGCGCCGCAAGGTGCTCGCGGTCTGCGGCGACGGCGGCTTCATGATGAACTCGCAGGAGCTGGAGACGGCGGTGCGCCTGAAGCTGGACCTGACGGTCGTCGTGGTGCGCGACGACGGCTACGGGATGATTCGCTGGAAGCAGGGGGAGATGGGCCTGCCTGACTTCGGGATGACGCTGGGCAACCCGGACTTCGTCCGTTACGCGGAGGCATATGGTGCACGAGGTCACCGCCCGGCGAGCGCCACCGAGTTCGGCGCCACGCTCGCCCGCTGCCTGGAGTCCGGCGGCGTGCACGTCATCGACCTGCCCATCGACTACTCGGACAACGCGCGGGCGCTCGGCGCCGGCGCCGAGGCCGCCTTCGAGCCGTGA
- a CDS encoding LysR substrate-binding domain-containing protein, whose translation MELRHLRYFSAVADTLHFGRAARRVHVSQPTLSQQIRQLEEELGTPLFERARAGVRLTQAGEMFRTYASRALEDVNAGVSAVGALRGLTTGALRVGYPPSMRGIVVPALAAVLRKHRGLALSAEEVVVRRLERRLADGKLDVGLGYAPARLADLDAEPVFDSRLTLVVARGHALAGAESVGVKQLVEEPFALLSRGLRVRARVDAYFAAMRLAPRVALESNAVGTVLAIVRAGLAVTVLPEPRLGDAERLVVKRLSPAPRSELAALLWRKGAVRTPAAELFAAEVRARAKEDAG comes from the coding sequence ATGGAGCTCCGGCACCTTCGCTACTTCTCAGCGGTCGCGGACACGCTGCACTTCGGGCGCGCGGCTCGGCGGGTGCACGTCTCTCAGCCCACGCTGTCGCAGCAGATCCGACAGTTGGAGGAGGAATTGGGGACGCCGCTGTTCGAGCGAGCTCGCGCCGGAGTGCGGCTGACGCAGGCGGGGGAGATGTTCCGCACGTATGCGTCTCGTGCGCTGGAGGACGTGAATGCCGGAGTGTCCGCGGTGGGAGCGCTGCGCGGGCTCACCACGGGGGCGCTGCGCGTGGGGTATCCGCCGAGCATGCGTGGCATCGTGGTGCCGGCGCTGGCGGCGGTGTTGCGGAAGCACCGTGGCCTGGCGCTGAGCGCGGAGGAGGTGGTGGTGCGGCGGCTGGAGCGGCGGCTCGCGGACGGCAAGCTGGACGTGGGGCTGGGCTATGCGCCGGCTCGGCTGGCGGACCTGGATGCGGAGCCGGTGTTCGACAGCCGGCTGACGCTCGTCGTGGCGCGGGGACATGCGCTGGCGGGGGCGGAGTCGGTGGGGGTGAAGCAGTTGGTGGAGGAGCCGTTCGCCCTGTTGTCACGCGGGCTGCGGGTGCGAGCGCGAGTGGATGCGTACTTCGCGGCGATGCGGCTCGCGCCACGGGTGGCGCTGGAGTCGAACGCGGTGGGGACGGTGCTCGCCATCGTCCGGGCGGGGCTGGCGGTGACGGTGCTTCCGGAGCCACGGCTCGGGGATGCGGAGCGGTTGGTGGTGAAGCGGTTGTCTCCGGCTCCGCGCTCGGAGCTCGCGGCGCTCCTGTGGCGCAAGGGGGCGGTCCGAACGCCGGCGGCGGAGTTGTTCGCGGCGGAGGTGCGGGCTCGGGCGAAGGAGGACGCGGGTTGA
- the istA gene encoding IS21 family transposase translates to MVEQEVVRRMRALAEAGWGHKRIAREVGVARNTVRRYLRAGRAADKQVRPKARRLTEAEQQRAAELWDSTAEGNAVVVQALLAQEGIEASVRTVQRAVETRRRQVHAAQVATVRFETKPGQQMQVDFGEKKVRVGGQVVKVFLLVAVLSFSRRLFVRAFLNQRGDDWREGVAAAFMHFGGVPLEVLSDNARPLVVEHHRPAGTVRFHPAWVEFCRDWDVTPKACGPYRARTKGKTESGVKYVKRNALAGRDFESFDALEAHLAQWMREADERVHGTTHERPLDRFEREEKAALRALPTRVLPRRHQRLVRKVAHDALVDVDTVRYSVPHRLVRERVEVQVGDSQVRIFHAGQLVATHARSREPHGRVIDPAHWEGLWRLRPVETTGATSALAELGRTLGAYAQVVEQAAKRGAA, encoded by the coding sequence ATGGTCGAGCAGGAAGTCGTGCGGCGGATGCGTGCGCTGGCGGAGGCGGGCTGGGGCCACAAGCGCATCGCGCGCGAGGTGGGCGTGGCGCGGAACACGGTGAGGCGCTACCTGCGAGCGGGCCGTGCGGCCGACAAGCAGGTGCGCCCGAAGGCGCGACGGCTCACCGAGGCCGAGCAGCAGCGCGCGGCGGAACTCTGGGACTCGACCGCTGAGGGCAACGCCGTCGTCGTGCAGGCGCTGCTGGCCCAGGAGGGCATCGAGGCCAGTGTCCGCACCGTGCAGCGCGCGGTGGAGACGAGGCGGCGCCAGGTGCACGCGGCCCAGGTGGCCACGGTGCGCTTCGAGACAAAGCCGGGGCAGCAGATGCAGGTGGACTTCGGCGAGAAGAAAGTGCGCGTGGGCGGGCAGGTGGTGAAGGTCTTCCTGCTGGTGGCGGTGCTCTCGTTCTCGCGGCGGCTCTTCGTACGAGCCTTCCTCAATCAGCGCGGAGACGACTGGCGCGAGGGTGTGGCCGCGGCCTTCATGCACTTCGGAGGCGTGCCGCTGGAGGTGCTCTCGGACAACGCCCGGCCGCTCGTCGTGGAGCACCACCGGCCGGCGGGCACCGTGCGCTTCCACCCGGCCTGGGTGGAGTTCTGCCGGGACTGGGACGTGACGCCCAAGGCGTGCGGGCCGTACCGAGCGCGCACCAAGGGCAAGACGGAGTCGGGCGTCAAGTACGTCAAGCGCAACGCCCTGGCGGGCCGGGACTTCGAGTCCTTCGACGCGCTGGAGGCCCACCTGGCGCAGTGGATGCGCGAGGCGGATGAGCGCGTGCATGGCACCACGCACGAGCGTCCCCTCGACAGGTTCGAGCGCGAGGAGAAGGCCGCCCTGCGGGCGCTGCCCACGCGAGTGCTGCCGCGTCGCCACCAGCGGCTGGTGCGCAAGGTGGCCCACGACGCGCTCGTGGACGTGGACACGGTGCGCTACAGCGTGCCGCACCGGCTGGTGCGCGAGCGCGTCGAGGTGCAGGTGGGCGACTCTCAGGTGCGCATCTTCCACGCAGGCCAGCTGGTGGCCACGCATGCGCGCAGTCGGGAGCCGCACGGGCGCGTCATCGACCCGGCCCACTGGGAGGGGCTCTGGAGACTGCGCCCCGTGGAAACCACCGGGGCCACCTCCGCCCTGGCGGAACTGGGCCGCACGCTGGGCGCCTACGCCCAGGTGGTGGAGCAGGCCGCGAAGCGGGGTGCGGCATGA
- the istB gene encoding IS21-like element helper ATPase IstB → MSHELVHARVLEHLGRLRLGHLAERLDALLSEAARSEPTYLDFLDALLREEVGAKQKKRISMGIMIAHFSAVKTLEDFDFKAQPSVDAKLVRELATGRFITQAENVLLFGPPGVGKTHLAIGLGRAAVEAGHSVLFTSAIALLAALAKAESEGGLKDKLNYFAKPKLLVIDELGYLPFEKRSAHLFFQLVARRYEKGSLLITTNQLVSQWGGVFGDDVLATAILDRLLHHSHTLLIQGDSYRLRQKRKAGLLGRSVPQPHEG, encoded by the coding sequence ATGAGTCACGAACTGGTACACGCGCGTGTGCTGGAGCACCTGGGGAGGCTGCGGCTGGGCCACCTGGCCGAGCGGCTGGACGCGCTGCTCTCGGAGGCGGCTCGCAGCGAGCCGACCTACCTGGACTTCCTGGACGCGCTGCTGCGCGAGGAGGTGGGGGCCAAGCAGAAGAAGCGCATCAGCATGGGCATCATGATTGCCCACTTCTCGGCGGTGAAGACGCTGGAGGACTTCGACTTCAAGGCGCAGCCGTCGGTGGACGCGAAGCTGGTGCGGGAGCTGGCCACCGGGCGCTTCATCACGCAGGCCGAGAACGTGTTGCTGTTCGGGCCGCCGGGCGTGGGCAAGACGCACCTGGCGATTGGGCTGGGGCGGGCGGCAGTGGAGGCCGGGCACTCGGTGCTCTTCACCAGCGCGATCGCGCTGCTGGCGGCGCTGGCCAAGGCCGAGAGCGAAGGAGGGCTCAAGGACAAGCTCAACTACTTCGCCAAGCCGAAGCTGCTCGTTATTGATGAGCTGGGCTACCTGCCCTTCGAGAAGAGGAGTGCGCACCTCTTCTTCCAGCTGGTGGCGCGGCGCTACGAGAAGGGCAGCCTTCTCATCACCACCAATCAACTGGTGAGCCAGTGGGGTGGTGTCTTCGGGGATGACGTCCTGGCCACCGCCATCCTCGACCGACTGCTGCACCACAGCCACACGCTGCTCATCCAGGGCGACAGCTACCGGCTGCGCCAGAAGCGCAAGGCGGGGCTGCTGGGTCGAAGCGTCCCGCAGCCCCACGAGGGCTGA